A window of Desulfobulbus oralis genomic DNA:
AAATCAGCCCTTTTTTTCCTGGACCCGTATCCTGTCCATTCGGTGGCGACGAATCGGCCGGGCGGTAGTTGATTCCGGGGCTCCGCCGACCACTTTCCGCCCTGGCGCCCCGCCCCCATCGGCGACATTCGCCCCCAATCCAGGCAGTACACCAGCAGTGGGCTTCACTGATCTGTTGCCATGAAAACGGAATATACCTTTTCCCACCATCATATTCTCGGGATGGATCAATTCTCCCGGGAAGACATTACCCACATCCTGGCTACCGCAGAGTCCTTCAGGGACATCTCCGAGCGGCCCATCAAAAAGGTACCGGCGCTCCGTGGGCGCACGGTTGTCAATCTGTTCTTCGAAGCCTCGACCCGGACCCGCACATCCTTTGAGATTGCGGCCAAACGCCTGAGCGCAGACACCTTCAACTTCAGCTCCGCAACCAGCAGCACCAGCAAAGGCGAGACCCTGATCGACACGGCCCGCAACATCTCGTCCATGCACCCGGACGTCATCATCCTGCGGCACCCGAATGCAGGCGCTCCCCGCCTGATCAGCCGCTATGTACCCGCCGCGATCGTCAACGCAGGCGACGGTGCACACCAGCATCCGTCTCAGGGTCTGCTCGATCTGCTGACCGTACGGCAGCGCAAAGGCCGCCTTGATGGTCTGAAAATCGCCATTGTCGGTGACATCACCCACAGTCGGGTGGCCCGATCCGACATCCAGGGCTTTACCACCATGGGCTCAACGGTTTTTGTATACGGCCCGGGCACCCTCGTGCCGATGTACATAGAAAGCATGGGCGCGGTGCGAGCACGCAGCATGCACGAAGCCCTGGACCAGGCCGATGTGGTCATCGTGCTGCGTATCCAGCAGGAACGATTGTTCGAGGCCCTGCTGCCATCGCTTCGGGAATATGCCCAGCGTTTCGGCCTCTCGGACGGCCCCCTGGGCTGGGCCAGGGAAGATGCCATCATCATGCACCCCGGACCGGTCAACCGCGGGGTGGAACTCAACCCGGAACTCGCGGACTCGGCGCACTCCGTCATTCTGGATCAGGTCACCAACGGCGTTGCCGTACGCATGGCGCTACTCTATCTTGTGGGGAATGCCTGATGTCGAACTCCTGGCTCATTGTGAATGGCCGTATCCTGGATCCTGCCAGCGGCAGGGACGAACAGGGCGACCTGCTCATTATCGACGGCGTATTCGCGCCACCTGGCGAGGCCGTTCCCCCCGATGCCGGCCGCATCGACGCCACCGACCTCTGGGTGACGCCCGGTC
This region includes:
- a CDS encoding aspartate carbamoyltransferase catalytic subunit, which translates into the protein MKTEYTFSHHHILGMDQFSREDITHILATAESFRDISERPIKKVPALRGRTVVNLFFEASTRTRTSFEIAAKRLSADTFNFSSATSSTSKGETLIDTARNISSMHPDVIILRHPNAGAPRLISRYVPAAIVNAGDGAHQHPSQGLLDLLTVRQRKGRLDGLKIAIVGDITHSRVARSDIQGFTTMGSTVFVYGPGTLVPMYIESMGAVRARSMHEALDQADVVIVLRIQQERLFEALLPSLREYAQRFGLSDGPLGWAREDAIIMHPGPVNRGVELNPELADSAHSVILDQVTNGVAVRMALLYLVGNA